CCTTTCTTGCTCGCCAGCAGCTGTCTGTCTCGCCAGCATCACCCCGGCTGCCTACGCGTCGTCCTCTAGTTCTTCCCGCCCCTCACGTCGCCGTCGGAGAAGGACCACTGGGCAAGGCCAACCACTCCTGCTGCTGCAAGAGCAGCGGCCCTCGCGCCTCCGCTGTTTGTATGGAAAGGACTCGTGATCTTGCCCGGTGATCTTGCCGCGTGAGCCGGGCTGGCTCGACTCGGATGGAAATGGGAAAGATTGGGCTGGACGCACGAAAGCCATGGGGCGACGCTCGAGCAAATCGTCTCGGCAAAAAGGGGACTTTGAGTGGCTCGGATGAAAACGACACGGATCAGAAAGTCGAGTGGATTAGATTGCTTTTGCTTGCATACGAGGTGAAAGAGCTTAAAGCGATGCCGATGCCTAAAGGCCGTCCTCTGTTCTGAAATCTGAACTATTGCTGAAGTGCATCAAATCAGAATCAACACAGGAGGATCGTGATTTTCTCATGTTCTAGTAGATAGTAAATAATTTCTTTACAATCCTATATGTCCACTCTGTAACAATGACCAAGAAACAGCGGAGCATCTGGTCCTACATTGCAATTTTGCTAGACAAGTATGGAAGAAAATGACAGATTGGTCACAACAATTGGTGCAGCCTCCACAAAACGGCATTCAAATCTTTGATTGGTGGGAAAAGGAACTTGCTCActtgccaaaaaaaataaggaaaattAAAGCTACAATGATGATGTATTGTGCTTGGAATCTATGGAAGGAAAGGAACCGGGTGTATTCGAACAGAAGATAAAGAGTCCGGCGGAAGTGATCCAAGAGATCAAACATGAAGTTCACACTAGAAAATTGGCCTGTTTGGGGCCAGAGTTATCCTAATATTTATGTTAGGCCTTTTCTTTATAGAGTGTGCGAGCTTGATTATTTATGTAATATCATCACCGTAAGATACTATCCCTGTTTCTCCTTCCTTAAGTGACAAAGCAGTGCTCCTgctagtttttcaaaaaaaaaaatctttacaAAGTATAGATAGTAAATTGGTGATTTTTAACGTGTGTATATATACAGATACACTATGCAGTAGAAATCAAACTACGAAAAGTTCCTGCGGTTTGACTAAGCTTAGTTTAATCGTGGCTGTCATGGCATTGACAACGCGCAGAGCGGACCATTGAACAGAATTCTTTACAGCTTTATATGAACGACGAGAatacagactttctcttcaggGGACACGAAGAAGAATGAGAACCGTGAAGACCGGAACCATGGATTactccatgtttttttttttaattttgggCAAACAAGTCAAGTTCAATACTTCAATGTTCATGAACTGCCAAAAATGGCAGTGACAATCAACAAGTAGTACTAGTTCTTATTTCTAGCACGAGATGGACCTCCCCGGATCAACGAAGGCAAAGCAGAATTCTGGAACGAGCGAGATGCATATTGGATAGCATGGCCGAAACCATACCGCACACACCAACGTCTGCAAATTCGGAGAACCCAAGATGGCAACAGACGCATAGTCTTTAATGCACAACGAAACACGGAAGGAACACAGATCCAGATGAGAGAGCTGCGCAAGCAAAGGTCCTCCGTTTGCAGGGCTAGTTGCGGCAATTGCCATCGCCAGCGTTCCTTGCTCCAAATATGGGAACGACGCCGTTGGATTCTAGCTAGGCGGAGAAGGCACTGATGGCACCAACCAAATTATATACTGGCCGTAATAGAAACATGTAGAGTGCTTCACAAGCTACTTCCAAAGCATATCATTGTATTTACACCGACGGATGATTCATCTACGCATATCAtcacagatttttttttcgcCGATGCAGAGGATTTCAGAGTAATGGAAGCGGCGAAAGCTAGTAGCAGCAGTGCCTCCGGTTTCTCATCCGACAACTACACTAGGATTTTGACAAGGGGAAATGATTCGCTAATTACCACACGAAAAATTCGAAGGGAAAATGACAGGACAAACCCGCTTGCTGTGTCCAGAAGCATCCGCTGTTCTTCGGGTTGGTCGGCCGCCGAGGCGAGCCAGCAGGCaatgccgccccgccgcgcgttCCCTCTGCGGCCTCCCGGCATGGCCGGCCGGTCACTCCTTAATCCGGAGCCAGCGGCCGAGCTGCGAGGGGTTGACGACGCCGGGGATGCGGGCCCCGCCAGCCATGAGCAGCCGCGAAACCTCCGCGTAGCGCCTGCTCGGCTCGGGCGCGGGGACGGCGAGGACGGGCTCCTTCTCCTTCCGCCCCGACGGCTCCAGCCTCCGCTCGCCGAGGAGCGTGCCGCGCCGCAGGAACTCGTGCGCCAGGTACCCGGCCAGCAGCTtgttgccgccggcgccgccgccgccgccgacctggGGCCCCGCAGCACCCGGGTGAGGGAGCGGCGGCTTGGCGCCAAGCCTCACCGCCGCGGCGCGATCCGGCCTGCCGGTGCCGGCGCGCGGGAAGGGCCTAGCGAACGGCTGCGGCGGCCGCTGGAGCAGCACCGCCTGCTCCGACGACGAGGCCGAGGGGTATGGCGGGTAGTACTCGCGCTCCTTCCGCTTCCCGAGGAAGCCACCTCCGCCACGTGGCGCCTGCATCGCCGCGCGGATCGACAGCTCGACGGCCCGGATGCGCCCACCGCCACGCCAGGGACGGAATCGCACGACGGCGATTGGTGGGGTGCgggtggggggggggcaggCGGGCAGCGAAATaaaaagagggggggggggggagaagggaagcggtTGAGCCGGAGACAGAGAGGGAGCGTGGGGGGCGTGGGTCCCGCTGGGGGCAGTTTCGTAAATTCGCAAACGGAATTCAAACGAAACGGAATCTCGTGGGAGAGGAGAAAAGAAGGGGGAGGGCGTGACCGCGCGGGGACGGAAGAATGGGGGCAGGAGTTCGGGAGGGTGCGGGTGGCCTCATATTTATACGCAGGTAGGTTAGCTTTGGCCATTGAACCTCCTCAAAATAACGAAAATGCCATCACGTTGGTTCTGGAAGATGCCGTGCGGGT
This window of the Panicum virgatum strain AP13 chromosome 1K, P.virgatum_v5, whole genome shotgun sequence genome carries:
- the LOC120709048 gene encoding uncharacterized protein LOC120709048 — its product is MQAPRGGGGFLGKRKEREYYPPYPSASSSEQAVLLQRPPQPFARPFPRAGTGRPDRAAAVRLGAKPPLPHPGAAGPQVGGGGGAGGNKLLAGYLAHEFLRRGTLLGERRLEPSGRKEKEPVLAVPAPEPSRRYAEVSRLLMAGGARIPGVVNPSQLGRWLRIKE